GCTCAATGCGCTTATTTGACATGCGATGGTAAAGGAGTTAGCGGTTTAAAAAAGGTTTTGGAAGCGCGGCAGGATTTCGGACATGGAATCGCCGCCGGTCTTTTCGAGTATGGCGTTAGCCAGTACAGGCGCAATAACGCTTTCTGCAACAACTACAGCGCGGGGGAGGGCACAGACATCGGAGCGTTCGTAGCGGGTTGGCGCGGGCTCTTTGGTTGCGATATCGACCGTACCCAATGGGTCGAGCATGGTCGGGATGGGCTTCATTACACCCTGAATGAGCACCGGCTGTCCGGTCGTCATGCCGCCTTCAATGCCGCCGGCGCGGTTGGTCTTGCGGCCAAATCCGCCGGGGATGTTCTGGTCTTTGGTGATGGCGTCGTGCACGCGCCGCCCGTCGCGCTTGCCGGCCTCGAAGCCCATACCGATCTGCACGCCTTTCATGGCCTGCGTGCTCATGATGGCCTGCGCGAGCTGCCCGTCGAGTTTACGGTCCCACTGCACATAGCTGCCCAAACCCGGCGGCAGCCCGGTAACGACAATCTCGTAGATGCCGCCCAGCGATGAGCCGGCCTTGCGGTAGTGCTTGATTTCATCGACCATGCGTGCTGTCAGTTCGGGATGCAGGCAGCGTACTTCCGATTCGTCAGCTTTTTGGAAAAGTGCTTCGCCCCCCGACTGTGCGGCTTCATCGGCTATTTCGCGGATCTCTTCCCAGCTTTCATAGCCGTGCGCACCGATCTGCAGCACGTGACCGCCGATTTCCACGCCCAGTGCTTTGAGAAACAGGCGTGCAGTGCCGCAACAAGCTACGCGCATGGAAGTTTCGCGCGCGCTCGAACGCTCGATAACGGGCCGGATGTCATCAAAAGCGTACTTTTGTACCCCAACCAGATCCGCATGGCCGGGGCGCGGGAGGGTGATTTTTTCGACGGAGGCTTCGTCTTCAATCGCGCTCAGGCTCATGGTAACCGGCCAGTTGGCGGCGTCTTTTTCCCAGGCGCGGTTGGCCAGGCTCATGGTGACCGGACTGCCCATGGTTTTACCGAAGCGAAGGCCTGAGCTGAATCGCACGAGGTCTTTTTCCCAGGCCATGCGTCCGCCGCGCCCGTAGCCCTGCTGCCTGCGGGCAAGGTGAAGGGAAACCGCCTCCGCTGAAATATCAAGGCCTGCAGGTAGCCCTTCGACTATGCCTGTAAGCTCCGGTCCGTGTGATTCTCCCGCTGTTAAATATCTGATCATGCTTTGCGTGTAGTAACTGAATTTTTCTGTTGCGGCTCTAAAATAAACCAAAAAAGCGGACGCAGCCGCTTGAATTATGCCAAAAAACGAATTAAACCGGGCGGTAATTCACATGTTCACACAGCTTATTAAATTGAAGCGGATTCCGGTTCCCTGTAGCTCCGCATTCCCCAAACATACATCACTGCAGGAATTACAGCCAGGTTTGAATGCCAATGCGGGTAACGCCGCCGAGATCAGAAAAACTGCTGCGGCTGAAATCAAACACAAATCCCCTAAACTGTATTCCGGCCCCGAAGCTGAATCCGGCGGTATCCAGCCGGGTGTTGACTTTCAGGTCTTCGTTTGTGAAATGATCGTAGCCAAGCCGCACATGGAAGTTTTCAGAGAACAGAAGCTCTGCTCCGAAAATCATGTGGCGCAGCAAGTTGGTTGAGAAGCCGGGGGATTCCCCTTCATCCAGCGTAAGGGGCATGTCCCAGCGATCGAGGGAGTGCAGGGTCAGGTTCAGCCGGATAGGCACGTACTCAAGCCTGCGGCTGATGCCCAGGCGAATATCGAGCGGCAGGTTTTCAGTCGCGCCGTCGAATGTGGAAAGCTGTGTACCCAGATTGGCCACAACAGCACCGATATTAAGCCGGACACTTTCCCAATAGTACCAGATACCGGCATTTACTGCTACCGCTGAAGAAGAGAAGCTGTCGTAGCCGGAGTGTATGAAGGAGGCGCCTGCCCCCACATGCAGGTTTGGGGCAACAACGCGCCCAAAGCCCGCGGTAAACGCAAGATCACTGGCGGACAGGGAGCCGAGATCTTCGCCGGTTTCGGAGGCACGGCGGATTTCACCATAGTTGATGAAGCGAATGCCCAGCGCGAAAGTCCCCGCCGGCTCGTAATGCCAGGCGGCACTTGCCACCCCCATGTTCACATCGCTCACATGGTTCAGCCAGGTGAGCGAGAGGTTTCCGCTGTTGGTCTCGTTCAGGTAGGCCGGATTGGCCAGAAACAGCGAAGCGTCCGCGTCCTTAAGTGCTACGTGATTGCCGCCAAGCGCTGCCGTACGCGCAGAACCGGGCAGCATGAGGAACCGGTACGCCGCGTCACCACCTGATGTTTGCGCAAGGCTTTGGGGCGCAGCCGAAAAAAGGAGGAAGCACATAAGCGGCAGCATAAGTGCATGGTGCAGACGAAACGGCAATTTGGACGGGGGTAAAACGAACATTAAGAAAAAGCGCTCTTTTGCGGAAATTGAACTGAATAGCACGCCATCGGCGGAAAACAATAGCCTTCAAATTACAAGTATTCCGTGTATATTACCACTCACTGAAAGAACCCAACCCCACAAGATGCAGGTATTTTACGATTTCGGGCGCTACTGTCAGCTGCTCTATCAGGCTATTCGGTCATCATCAGAGTTTAAGTCATACTACAAGAATTTTGTTTCAGAGATGATCAAAACGGGCTACGATTCCCTGCCTATCGTAATCCTTGCAGGTGCTTTTACGGGCGCCGTACTCTCTATTCAGACGTCCTATCAGCTGGTTTCAGCGCTCATCCCCAAGTCAACGATCGGGGCAATTGTTACGCAGTCGCTGATTATTGAGCTGGCCGCGGTGATCAGCGGGCTGGTGCTCGCAGGCCGGGTTGGGGCGCGCATAGCTACAGAGCTGGGCACCATGCGCGTGAGCGAACAGATTGATGCCCTTGAATCAATGGGGTTCAACAGCGTGTCTTTTTTGGTAGTGCCCCGTGTGCTGGCTGGTTTTGTGATGTTTCCGGTGATTTATATTGCAGCCGCGAGTACCGGTGTGGCAGGCGGATTGCTGGCCGGGATTATCACGGGGCAGGTACCTATGGCAGACTTCCTGCTCGGCGCCCGCACGTTTTTTCTGCCGTGGGATGTCATTTTCGGGATGACAAAATCCATTGTTTTCGGCTTCATTATTACTTCTATCTCCTGTTTCAAAGGGTACTACGCCTCGGGCGGCGCAGAAGGCGTGGGGAAGTCAACCACCAATGCTACCGTACTCAGCTGTATTTTCATTCTGCTTGCCGACCTTCTGCTGGCCATCATCCTGCTCTGATATGATCGAAATCAAGAATCTTAAAAAAAGCTTTGGCAGCAACCTTGTTTGGGAAAACGTAACCCTCTCCATCCCCAACGGTCACACCCTGGCCGTTATCGGCAAATCCGGTTGCGGGAAGTCCGTACTGCTTAAACACATCAACGCGCTCATGACCCCCGACAAAGGGGAAGTACTGATTGACGATGTCAACATATTCGATCTGAATTATGTGGATCTGCGGATCATGCGGCAGCGCTTCGGCGTTCTTTTCCAAAGTGCAGCCCTGTTCGATTCCATTTCGGCTTACGAAAACGTGGCTTTCCCGCTGCGCTACTTCACTAAAATGACAGAGAACAAAATTCATGACCGGGTAATGACCTGCCTCGACATGGTGAACCTTAGCGATATTGGAAATAAAAGCACGGCTGAGCTTTCCGGCGGCATGCGCAAAAGGGTTGGCCTTGCGCGGGCCATTGTGCTCGAACCCGACTACCTGCTGTACGATGAACCGACTTCGGGCTTAGATCCGGAAACATCCAATGAAATAAACGAGCTCATCAACCACTTTGCTGACAACCTTAATATCACCTCCATCGTGATTACACACGATATGCACAGCGTTCTCGAAATCGCAGACTATGCGGCCTTCCTTGACGAACAAAAGCTGAGCTGGTATGGCAAGATTGAGGAGATCAGGCATACACAGCACGACCGCCTCAACAGTTTTATTCGTGCCAGTGAATATCAAATTTAACCTCCAAAAGACCGAACTCCGCTTCTAATCATCATGAAAAACGAAGTCAAGGTAGCGCTTACCATTTTCTTATCGCTCATTGTGGCCGTGTTGGGCTACCGTTTTATGACCGAATCCCCGCTCTTCAGTCAGGCCTATGAGCTGCATGCACATTTCGACCGGGTTGACGGCATCGTGAGCGGCTCCTCGGTTTTAATGCAGGGCATCAAAATCGGAACCGTGCGGCGGGTTGCCTTTCTTGATGACTCCGACAGCCTGCGGGTATCAATGAGTTTCAACATGGACCGGCAGCTCCCGAAGGGCTCTGTAGCCTTCATCCGTTCATTTCAGATCGTTGACAAAGCCATCGAAATTGAGCGCTCAGATTCCTCCGAAATGCTGGAAACAGGCGGCGTGCTGCAGGGTATTTACGATGAAGGCCTTATGGGCACTGTCCGCGAAATCGGGGAAACCTCCGGGCGCAACATTGAAACGACCACAGAGCGGCTGGGCAGCGTACTCACGCAGGTTGATGAAATGCTGCTTGGAGGAAGCCGCACCGACATTGAACAAAGCCTGCGCAGCCTGAATGCAAGTCTGAATTCCGTAGAACAGCTGCTGGCTGAAAGCAGCGATGACATTGGCGCAACGGTCGCACACCTGCGCAGTACGGCCGCAGCTATCGACAGCCTCAGCACCGGAGAACAGGACAGGCTCCGTCAGATCATCATCAATCTGGAAGAAGCGTCTGACCGGTTTGCTTCCCTTAGCGGTGAAATGGAAGGCGTAAGCCGCGACCTGACCGATATCATGCAGAAAATTAACGAAGGCGAAGGCAGTCTGGGCCTGCTCATCAATGATCCCTCCCTTTACCAGAACTTAGATAGCCTCAGCTATAACCTGAATGCGCTCATCCAAAACCTGAATGAAAATCCGCGTCATTTCCTGAAGCATCTGAGGCTGATCGATATTTTTTAGCAATCATCTCTACCCCTTCTACAGCTTTGGCATAATGACCTGATGACAGGTGAGCGCCTGGCTATTCATACTGTTTGGCAGCCCGCAAAAGCGCTCTTTGAATTAGATTCAAAAGGCTTTATTTTTGAAAGCTATACTAAGGATTGCCCTTTTTATTTCCCTCCTTGCGGAAGGGTATATGCCGGTCTGTAAGCCGGGTATTTAAATGATACCCGCAGCCAACCAGTATTGCACCCGCGCTACTTGCATGAAAATCATGTTATGGCATCCGCCGGATTAACTTGTTCCACACGACTCCGAATTAACTTTTAACTCATTTCTTACTCGCAATGGGATTCATGGAAAAAATGAGAGGTGCCACCGGGCCCGTACTTTGGGTACTGGTTTTTGCATTTGGCATCTTGTTTATGCTTCAGGACACCGACGTATTCTCTGTACTGCAGGCCGGCCCCCGCAGCATGGGTGAAGTTGACGGTCGCCCGATTACGCAAAACGAATACAACGAGCGCCTGAATCAATTCACAGAGAACTACACCCGTCAGACAGGCAATCCTCCATCCATCGAGCAGCGCGCAACCTTTGAAGAAATGGTTTGGGATCAGCTCGTAGTTGAGCGCGCCCTTGAAGGCGAAATGGAGCGGCTGGGTATCAACGTAACCGACCGCGAAGTGGTAGACGCCATCCTCGGTGACAATCCCGACCCCATCATCCGGCAGCTGTTCGGACGCCCGGACGGCTCAATCGACCGCGCAACCCTGCGCGCCCTGATTGATCAGCCCGAAACACAGGCCGACTGGATTCTGATTGAAGATCAGATTCGCGAAAACCGACGTCAGCAAAAGCTGAATCAGTTCATGCAGTCCTCCGTGATGGTAACCAACCGTGAAATCGAGCGCGACTTCATACAGACCAATACCCGCGCCTCCGTCTCTTTTGTACGCTTCCCTTACTCTGATATCTCCGACAGCGAAATTGAAGTTTCAGACAGCGAGCTTCGGGCATGGCACCGGGATAACAGCAAGCAGTTCGAGCGCGAGCGCACCTGGAATTTCCGCTATGTGTCCTTCAGCAAGGCTGCCACAGCACAGGATACGGCCCGTGCCCTCGAAGAAATTGCGGTCTTCCGCAACGATTTTGCGACCACTACCAACGACTCCATGTTCGTGGAAATGAACTTCACAACCACACCTTTCACAAGTGAAATGGTTGACCGTGAAGACGTACCTTCCGCTTTCAGCGTACTTCTCGACATGGAAACCGGTGACGTAAGCGAGCCGCTGATTCGCGGCAGTGAAGTAGCGCTTGTTAAGAAAACCGGCGCAGAAGGCGATCAGATCAGCTTTGCCGTGCTTTCCCGCGTAATTGCGGCTGACCGTACCATTACGCGGCAGCAGGCCAATGCCGAAGATTTCCGCGAGTTTGCGCGCCTCGACGGTTTTGAAACCGAAGCTGAGCAGCAGGGCTATACCATCTCTGAAGCAACAGCAACCAAAGGCGCTCCTTTCATTCCGGGTATTGGGGAATCACGCGTAACCCTGCGCGCCCTTGAGCGCCTGAGCCGCAATCAGATTTCTCCGGTCATTGAACTTGATGACAAATTCATCGTGCTGATCGTTGACCGCGTAACCGACGCCGGTGTGCGTCCGCTTGCGGATGTGCGTCAGCAGGTTGAAAATGCCGTGCGGACAGAAAAGCGCCGCGATATTATGATGCAGCGTATTCGCGAGCAGTACGGCAGTGCGGATTCGCTGGAGGAGATCGCAGAACAGTCACAAAGAAGCGTACAAACCGCTTCGGGTGTCCGAATGAACAGCACAACCATTTCAGGCGCAGGCCGCGAGCCCGGCGTTGTTGGGGCTATATTCGGTTCTGAGCTTGACGCGCTTGCAGGTCCCATTCGCGGAGAAAACGCGGCTTTCTTCCTCGTCGTAACCGAGCGCGAAGACGCTGATCTTGCTGAACTCACCAGCGCTGAGCGGGAACGTATCCGTACCCGCCTCACCCAGCAAAAGACCCGCACCTTCACCGAGCAGCTCGTTGAGCGCCTGCAGGAGCAGGTTCGCATCCGCGACTTCCGTCAGCAGCTCATGATGTAATTCGCTTTGAACAATGTACAGGCAGGTTTTCTTTGTTGAAAACCTGCCTTTTTTTTATCGCTAAACTGCTATTTTCGGATCAGGTCTTTAACCGTTTCCATATCAACGCTAATCCTTTTCCCTTCCCATGGCTTTCACGCCCGAAGATTACAAGCACATGAAGAAAGCCCTTCGGCTTGCAGCCAAAGGCACGGGATTTGTCAGCCCGAATCCCCTGGTTGGATGTGTGATCGTTTCGGATGATGGTACGGAAATTGGCAGCGGATACCATGAGCGATTCGGGAAGGCCCATGCGGAAATCAACGCACTCAATGCAGTACGTGAGCCCGACGCCCTGCGCGGTGCAACCCTTTACGTTACGCTTGAGCCCTGTTCCCATACCGGGAAAACGCCGCCGTGTGCGGCTACCCTAAAAGAGCTTCCGCTTGCCCGGGTCGTAATCGCCCTTCGCGATCCCAACCCTAAAGTGGACGGCAGCGGCATCCGCATGCTGCAGGAAGCCGGCATTCAGGTTGATACCGGACTGCTCGAAGACGAAGCCCGGAAACAAAACGAGTTTTTTCTTCACTACATCACCACCGGAAAGCCCTTCATCACGCTAAAGGTTGCACAGACCATTGACGGCTACATCGCAGCGCCCGACGGCAGCTCGCAGTGGATTACAGGCAAACAGGCACGCACAAGAGTCCATGAATGGCGCGCCAAATATGACGCCGTCCTCATCGGCCGTAACACCGCCCTGACAGACAACCCACGACTCACGGTACGACATGTTGACGGCCGGCAACCCAAACGGGTCGTAATCGACGGTCCCCTCAGCCTGCCCGAGAACCTGAACTTATTTACCGATCAGTACGAAGACCGCACTTTCGTCATCACGCACAACGAAAAAGCTTTCCGCGAAAAAGGCGATCCCATGCTCCGGATGCTGAGTCCCCAAAACTTTTCCGGCCAAACGCTGCTCCTTCGTGCATCAAACGGTCATACAGATCTCGATCAGGCCATCACGCTGCTTGGGCGGCACAACATTGCTTCTGTGCTCGTTGAACCCGGAAGCGACCTGCTTCGCGCTTTTATCACCCAAAAGCTTGCGGATAAAATCGAGCTTTTCATAGCCCCCAAACTGCTCGGCGGCGGCACGCGGTCATTTATCGGTCTGGATATTCAGCGTATCGAAGAAGCCCTCAAACTGCGGAAAGTCAGTCTGGAAACCGTTGGGGAAGATATACTCGTGAGTGCTTATTTTTGAGCGGTTCAGCGTAAGCCGGTTCAAGGCTGCATCTGCTTTCACGTGCAAAGCAAGCGGGTTTGGGTGAACGACTTTCATCCGGCAACCGGTTTGCTTATTACTATTTGATCCATCCCGAATACGCGGGATATCCGCAATAACCGGCATTTTAACTTAATCTCAGAACAGAACATCTTCCAGGAAAACTTATGTTTACAGGCATCATTGAAGAAACCGGAAAAGTCATTTCCCTTGAGCCGCTCAAAGGCGGCCTTGAAATCACCATAGAATCTCCGCTCACCGCTGCCCTGCAAATCGACGACAGCGTATCCATCAATGGCGCATGCCATACCGTTGTCTATACTTCGGCCAACCGGTTTACGGTACAGTCGGTTGAAGAAACCCTGCGAAAAACCTCCATCGGCGACCTCAAAGAAGGAGAGATCGTAAACCTGGAAGATTCTCTCACCATGCAGAAAAAACTCGACGGCCATATTGTACAGGGCCATGTAGATACAACGGGCGTCATT
This genomic stretch from Cyclonatronum proteinivorum harbors:
- the aroC gene encoding chorismate synthase; this translates as MIRYLTAGESHGPELTGIVEGLPAGLDISAEAVSLHLARRQQGYGRGGRMAWEKDLVRFSSGLRFGKTMGSPVTMSLANRAWEKDAANWPVTMSLSAIEDEASVEKITLPRPGHADLVGVQKYAFDDIRPVIERSSARETSMRVACCGTARLFLKALGVEIGGHVLQIGAHGYESWEEIREIADEAAQSGGEALFQKADESEVRCLHPELTARMVDEIKHYRKAGSSLGGIYEIVVTGLPPGLGSYVQWDRKLDGQLAQAIMSTQAMKGVQIGMGFEAGKRDGRRVHDAITKDQNIPGGFGRKTNRAGGIEGGMTTGQPVLIQGVMKPIPTMLDPLGTVDIATKEPAPTRYERSDVCALPRAVVVAESVIAPVLANAILEKTGGDSMSEILPRFQNLF
- the porQ gene encoding type IX secretion system protein PorQ, with amino-acid sequence MCFLLFSAAPQSLAQTSGGDAAYRFLMLPGSARTAALGGNHVALKDADASLFLANPAYLNETNSGNLSLTWLNHVSDVNMGVASAAWHYEPAGTFALGIRFINYGEIRRASETGEDLGSLSASDLAFTAGFGRVVAPNLHVGAGASFIHSGYDSFSSSAVAVNAGIWYYWESVRLNIGAVVANLGTQLSTFDGATENLPLDIRLGISRRLEYVPIRLNLTLHSLDRWDMPLTLDEGESPGFSTNLLRHMIFGAELLFSENFHVRLGYDHFTNEDLKVNTRLDTAGFSFGAGIQFRGFVFDFSRSSFSDLGGVTRIGIQTWL
- a CDS encoding MlaE family ABC transporter permease, which translates into the protein MQVFYDFGRYCQLLYQAIRSSSEFKSYYKNFVSEMIKTGYDSLPIVILAGAFTGAVLSIQTSYQLVSALIPKSTIGAIVTQSLIIELAAVISGLVLAGRVGARIATELGTMRVSEQIDALESMGFNSVSFLVVPRVLAGFVMFPVIYIAAASTGVAGGLLAGIITGQVPMADFLLGARTFFLPWDVIFGMTKSIVFGFIITSISCFKGYYASGGAEGVGKSTTNATVLSCIFILLADLLLAIILL
- a CDS encoding ABC transporter ATP-binding protein; this encodes MIEIKNLKKSFGSNLVWENVTLSIPNGHTLAVIGKSGCGKSVLLKHINALMTPDKGEVLIDDVNIFDLNYVDLRIMRQRFGVLFQSAALFDSISAYENVAFPLRYFTKMTENKIHDRVMTCLDMVNLSDIGNKSTAELSGGMRKRVGLARAIVLEPDYLLYDEPTSGLDPETSNEINELINHFADNLNITSIVITHDMHSVLEIADYAAFLDEQKLSWYGKIEEIRHTQHDRLNSFIRASEYQI
- a CDS encoding MlaD family protein, which produces MKNEVKVALTIFLSLIVAVLGYRFMTESPLFSQAYELHAHFDRVDGIVSGSSVLMQGIKIGTVRRVAFLDDSDSLRVSMSFNMDRQLPKGSVAFIRSFQIVDKAIEIERSDSSEMLETGGVLQGIYDEGLMGTVREIGETSGRNIETTTERLGSVLTQVDEMLLGGSRTDIEQSLRSLNASLNSVEQLLAESSDDIGATVAHLRSTAAAIDSLSTGEQDRLRQIIINLEEASDRFASLSGEMEGVSRDLTDIMQKINEGEGSLGLLINDPSLYQNLDSLSYNLNALIQNLNENPRHFLKHLRLIDIF
- a CDS encoding peptidylprolyl isomerase; the encoded protein is MEKMRGATGPVLWVLVFAFGILFMLQDTDVFSVLQAGPRSMGEVDGRPITQNEYNERLNQFTENYTRQTGNPPSIEQRATFEEMVWDQLVVERALEGEMERLGINVTDREVVDAILGDNPDPIIRQLFGRPDGSIDRATLRALIDQPETQADWILIEDQIRENRRQQKLNQFMQSSVMVTNREIERDFIQTNTRASVSFVRFPYSDISDSEIEVSDSELRAWHRDNSKQFERERTWNFRYVSFSKAATAQDTARALEEIAVFRNDFATTTNDSMFVEMNFTTTPFTSEMVDREDVPSAFSVLLDMETGDVSEPLIRGSEVALVKKTGAEGDQISFAVLSRVIAADRTITRQQANAEDFREFARLDGFETEAEQQGYTISEATATKGAPFIPGIGESRVTLRALERLSRNQISPVIELDDKFIVLIVDRVTDAGVRPLADVRQQVENAVRTEKRRDIMMQRIREQYGSADSLEEIAEQSQRSVQTASGVRMNSTTISGAGREPGVVGAIFGSELDALAGPIRGENAAFFLVVTEREDADLAELTSAERERIRTRLTQQKTRTFTEQLVERLQEQVRIRDFRQQLMM
- the ribD gene encoding bifunctional diaminohydroxyphosphoribosylaminopyrimidine deaminase/5-amino-6-(5-phosphoribosylamino)uracil reductase RibD gives rise to the protein MAFTPEDYKHMKKALRLAAKGTGFVSPNPLVGCVIVSDDGTEIGSGYHERFGKAHAEINALNAVREPDALRGATLYVTLEPCSHTGKTPPCAATLKELPLARVVIALRDPNPKVDGSGIRMLQEAGIQVDTGLLEDEARKQNEFFLHYITTGKPFITLKVAQTIDGYIAAPDGSSQWITGKQARTRVHEWRAKYDAVLIGRNTALTDNPRLTVRHVDGRQPKRVVIDGPLSLPENLNLFTDQYEDRTFVITHNEKAFREKGDPMLRMLSPQNFSGQTLLLRASNGHTDLDQAITLLGRHNIASVLVEPGSDLLRAFITQKLADKIELFIAPKLLGGGTRSFIGLDIQRIEEALKLRKVSLETVGEDILVSAYF
- a CDS encoding riboflavin synthase; translated protein: MFTGIIEETGKVISLEPLKGGLEITIESPLTAALQIDDSVSINGACHTVVYTSANRFTVQSVEETLRKTSIGDLKEGEIVNLEDSLTMQKKLDGHIVQGHVDTTGVIQSVTEEGANWLITVGFDAAFGHLLVPRGSIAVDGISLTVARLERDNFTLAIIPYTWDHTSLRQRKTGDRVNLEFDILGKYVLRALETGHIKADAYIPKSDS